aaaaatgtttacttttaattagaaagaaataatGCTATAATGTATATATCACCACTTATTActctaaataataacaaaatatttattagaaacaaatcatacaaaaactattttaatcacagtaatatgaatgaaatataaatataaagtaactCAACAATCTCGCATCCGGTTACCGGAATTGGCCGCCAGGCAGCGCTACTGGCGACGTCACTCGTGTATCTATAGTTTCCTTCTGTTTTGAAACCCAAGCTTGGTGATATAGTTGCTTGAGAAATATTGTAAAGGCGATTATAAGTGTATTTAAGTGTAAATCTATAGATTCGATAAGATGGAAAAGAGGGTCGCCTTAGAATCCAGAGGAAGGAATCCTTCACAGGTAAacttcgtttattttttgttgtattggAATGTTTTGTCGATACGTATTTCATGAGGTACTTAGGTgtaagaaatgaaatatacCTGTGTAtcttatgaaatttttaattcaattgatATTACATGATTCAATACAGTATGTTTTATCTAATAATCTACTCATAAATGGAGATGTGGCTATATTGTGTACAAAAATTAGCCATTACCGATTGTTACGTTTCATTCATGTGCACATAGTTAATATTGCTTTCCACTCTGATTTTCAACTTCAGTGATCAATGTATgctaatatatagataaatctaCGTTACACAAGATAAATATCACCCGTAAGTGTATgtgttacatatttattgtaaatattccaACATTGAGGTTAAGTGTTGAAACTTGCGATTTTACGTGGAATTTGATATTACAAGTTATACAGTGCATATGCTTAATTGTTGAATGTTATCTACTTATatcataaacaatttattacatagtattattgtataatcaACTGTAAACCCTTTGCGTTTCAAAAATATAGGGCTCATTGATTATagtctgtcaatgtcaatagAAAATAGTGGGTTGAAgtgtttattgttatatatccTATTGATCGTGGTTAATTTTATACagagttaattttaaaataaacttacactataaatattatataaaagcatCAAATACGCTTTGTGTAAATCGGTTCAtagcaaaatataatttcgcgCCCTTTCACCTCAGTACCTTTTATTGAGGctattaatttttgacatgTATTTGCCTAATGAACGGTTATAATAGctttaatatctaatttttaattcattttggtaaaatttaCTATAGTTTACACTCAACATTTGCATTCGAATATTGACGCACGCCTTACCAATACAGCGGCCATTTTTATTGCGTCGCGATGAATTCGTGTCATCCGCCATTGCAAATTATAAGATTATCTCATGTAACTCGGCTATTATAACACGACAACTTTTTAGCGTGATGAAAAATCCAATATGAACACACGCCTATCATGTTTCAATGAATATTTCCGCGAAATAATCACTTATTTCTTTGATTTTGCCAACTACGCCTGTATCTTTGACAACTCACACCATTTTGACGTTTTAGTATCCTCGACCTCGACTTAGAGAAATACTTTCGAAGCCAGTTACATTaccattatttttacttacaacATAACTGGGGCTgcccaaatttcataaaaatcattaaatctttttgtaattttgtatgtaataactGATACGACTTCTGcaattttttagttattaatgAAGTAAATGCTTACATGCATTTATGCCTTTCTATAAACCCACTTCCTGTTCCTGTACAACCTACTTGTGTCTATGTATACCTATGGGTGTACCTACACCTACAATGTACGATGTATAATGTTACTAACAATTGATTATTTTACATGGGGATGGCAATCtccaataaagataaataaagattaaatatacttaatgtacctacattaatatattgtgCAGATAGTAtggtagtaaaaatattttgctgaTTATAGCAttctacaaaaacaaaaagtagtaACTAGGAACATAACTTATCTACCTGTTTGTATTGGTTCACATCCTAAAACACAGAtggaattattaataaaaaataaaatttatttatatgcttatttctataaactaaatttttattaggtataaaaaatttaaaaccatagttaaaaaatatcaactcattaataaataagagtGTAAGAATACcacagatattagaacattactacagtaagaacaattgataaaatattttaacaaaaatagttttaactgGACATTGAATTTCTTATGAATAAAAGAATTGCAAGTTAACATATTGCACAGATACTATCAGGTGGAGTCGGAATTATTAACAGACCGCCATAGCTTAATTTACGCCGTACTGTTTGATAGTTCTTCTGATGAAGAAGATTCATTTCTTTTAAGCTTATTGGAAACATAAAGATCCAAGCAGGATAAGTGAATATCTAGTTGACTGTGCCATTTGGTTATGATCAACCTTCacacacaataattaaaaaaatatgttgtggTGTCTGTTTAACACTAGTTCACAGACACCATCTGATTTCAAGATTCAGTGTGAAGGTAGGTAAGTCGTGTATTAGAGTGACAGCAAAGTCATCACATCAAAGATTACagagtttaatatttattatttttcttcaacaGGTAAAGGAATTAAATTTGGACAATTGCCGCAGCACCAGTATTGTTGGCCTCACAGACAAGTATGTCAACCTGGAAATACTCAGTCTAAACAATGTGGGACTAACATCATTGAAAGGTTTCCCACCGCTTCCCAAGTTAAGGAAACTTGAGCTTTCTGACAACAGAATATCTAATGGGTTAAACTTCCTGAATGGTTGCCCAAAACTGACACACCTGAATCTAtcaggaaataaaattaaggacCTAGAGTCTCTGAAGCCATTGGAGGagttcaaaaatttaaagaatctTGACTTATTCAATAATGAAGTAACAGGTTTAGATGATTACAGAAATAAAGTCTTTGCATTGCATCCTTCACTTAAATATTTGGATGGGTATGTAAACATTactttttccttttatttgaatatacaaaaaatattgcccTAAATACATACTGCTTGCATGCATATCCtggtatttattttgacaactgcattatacttataagacatgtatatatatccatacttataaaaatgtaatgtatattgCTTTAGTTagtccaaaaatatttttaatctatggCCTTTTACACCTTTTCATGGatcaaaacataaataaaaactgaattaCTGACTTATTTTTCCAGTTTTGACAAAGATGACAGGGAAGCTGATGACAGTGACGAGGAAGAAAGGGAGGAAGACGAGATGAATGGAAACAATGACAGTGAAGATGGTTAGTGATTAATATACTCCAGTCAAATTTGCCAATTCAAACTTATAATGCTCATGATAATTATGTTGGTAAATTGATGATATACAAAAGTTTACCAGACCAGTAGGGTGTTTTTTACTAACCATTATGCATAATCATCCTAAATAGAAGTATTGATAGACATTTTGCTTGAACATTCAACTTCTTGCCATCTTACTCATTCTTCTGAGTTTATTCCTGGTTATATTTTTGGCTGGAACGAAGCCCAGGATCCGCCATATGTAacgattattgaaaaataacttattttttaagattcgaCTGTAGTTTTATGTCCGATCGCGCACAACTTTGGGTATCCTGTTGTTG
The genomic region above belongs to Plodia interpunctella isolate USDA-ARS_2022_Savannah chromosome 7, ilPloInte3.2, whole genome shotgun sequence and contains:
- the Mapmodulin gene encoding acidic leucine-rich nuclear phosphoprotein 32 family member A isoform X1, with product MEKRVALESRGRNPSQVKELNLDNCRSTSIVGLTDKYVNLEILSLNNVGLTSLKGFPPLPKLRKLELSDNRISNGLNFLNGCPKLTHLNLSGNKIKDLESLKPLEEFKNLKNLDLFNNEVTGLDDYRNKVFALHPSLKYLDGFDKDDREADDSDEEEREEDEMNGNNDSEDDLNIDLSPLVIDDSVSERPDESRTTLPMLLYTVYGLLFHMGYLLKSSEEEDDEDEDISLSAVYKDDLEEESSASSLYEDGSDISEEEDIDEDGEGENDADGDHNNKVQDGEDNADGEPEESTRGKKRKHEDDEN
- the Mapmodulin gene encoding acidic leucine-rich nuclear phosphoprotein 32 family member A isoform X2 codes for the protein MEKRVALESRGRNPSQVKELNLDNCRSTSIVGLTDKYVNLEILSLNNVGLTSLKGFPPLPKLRKLELSDNRISNGLNFLNGCPKLTHLNLSGNKIKDLESLKPLEEFKNLKNLDLFNNEVTGLDDYRNKVFALHPSLKYLDGFDKDDREADDSDEEEREEDEMNGNNDSEDGSEEEDDEDEDISLSAVYKDDLEEESSASSLYEDGSDISEEEDIDEDGEGENDADGDHNNKVQDGEDNADGEPEESTRGKKRKHEDDEN